CCGCCGAACAGGCCGCGCTGGAAGCCCTGTTGCGCTGCTGGGCGCGCGAGACCGGCGCCCGCCCCGGCCCGGACGGGCGGCTGCGGATCGCCGTCCTCGGCGGCGCAGCCCGGCTCTCGGCGCCCGTCCGCTACTGGTCGCCCGCCGGCTGGCACCGCTTCGGCCCCGCCGTCCTCGGCGCCGGCGAGGGCGCCGCCGACGCGCCGGTCGACGCTGTCACCGCCGCCGCCCTGCTCGCCGCCGCGGCCGCCGACCGCCCCGACCCCGGTCAGGTCGCCGACCTCGCGGCCCGGGTCGCCGACTCGGTCGTCCGCACCGCCGAGATCCTCGCGCACCGCCGCACCGCCGCCGCCCCCGGCGGGCCGGAGGGCTCGCACTTCCTCGCCGCCGAACAGTCCCTGCTGCTCGGCCACCCGCTGCACCCCACCCCCAAGAGCCGCGACGGCCTCGGCCCCGCCCAGAGCGCCGCCTACTCGCCCGAACTGCACGGCTCCTTCCAGCTCCACTGGTACGGCGTCGACCGCGAGCTGCTGGCCGCCGGCTCCGCCCTCCCCGAGAGCGCCGAGCGGATCACCGCCGGCCTGCTCGGCGCCCGCACCCCGCTGCCGCCCGGTACCGCCGCCCTGCCGCTCCACCCCTGGCAGGCCCGCGAACTCGCGCACCGCCCCGCCGTCGCCGCCCTGCTCGCCGAAGGACTCCTGCACGACCTCGGGCCGGCCGGCGAACCCTGGCACCCCACCTCCTCGGTGCGCACCGTCTACCGGCCCGGCACCCCGTGGATGCTCAAGCTCTCGCTCGGCCTGCGGATCACCAACTCCCGCCGGGAGAACCTGCGCAAGGAGCTCCACCGCGGCCTGGAGATGCACCGGCTGCTGGAGAACGGCCTCGCCGCCGAGTGGCGGGCCGCCCACCCCGGCTTCGACATCGTCCGCGACCCGGCCTGGATCGGTGTCGACCACCCCGGCCTCGGCGACCCCGGCGGCCTGGATACCGTGCTGCGCGCCCAGCCCTTCGCCCCCGCCGACCGCGCACTCTGCGTCGCCGGGCTGGTCGCCGAACAGCCGCTCGGCACCGGCGACACCGTGCCGTCCCGGCTCGGCGACACGCTGCGGGCGCTCGCCGCCCGCTGCGGCCGCCCGCCGCGCACCGTCGCCGCGGAGTGGTTCCTGCGCTACCTGCACGCCGTCGTGCTGCCCGTCCTCTGGCTGGACGGCCGAGCGGGCATCGCCCTGGAGGCGCACCAGCAGAACAGCCTCGTCCTGCTCGACGCCGAGGGCTGGCCGAGCGGCGGGCGCTACCGCGACAACCAGGGCTACTACTACCGGGAGAGCGCCGCCGAACGGCTCACCGCCCGGCTGCCCGGGCTCGGCGAGCACAGCGACACCTTCCTCCCCGACCAGGTGATCGACCACCACTTCGCCTACTACCTCGG
The nucleotide sequence above comes from Streptomyces kaniharaensis. Encoded proteins:
- a CDS encoding IucA/IucC family protein, with the translated sequence MSTAALTGAPPDPLLPADRPYGPDPLLHPDPAVAAEQAALEALLRCWARETGARPGPDGRLRIAVLGGAARLSAPVRYWSPAGWHRFGPAVLGAGEGAADAPVDAVTAAALLAAAAADRPDPGQVADLAARVADSVVRTAEILAHRRTAAAPGGPEGSHFLAAEQSLLLGHPLHPTPKSRDGLGPAQSAAYSPELHGSFQLHWYGVDRELLAAGSALPESAERITAGLLGARTPLPPGTAALPLHPWQARELAHRPAVAALLAEGLLHDLGPAGEPWHPTSSVRTVYRPGTPWMLKLSLGLRITNSRRENLRKELHRGLEMHRLLENGLAAEWRAAHPGFDIVRDPAWIGVDHPGLGDPGGLDTVLRAQPFAPADRALCVAGLVAEQPLGTGDTVPSRLGDTLRALAARCGRPPRTVAAEWFLRYLHAVVLPVLWLDGRAGIALEAHQQNSLVLLDAEGWPSGGRYRDNQGYYYRESAAERLTARLPGLGEHSDTFLPDQVIDHHFAYYLGINHVLGLIGAFGSQGLADEAVLLAALRRFLAGPQVAATGSALPALLLDAPSLPCKANLLTRINGLDELVGPVATQSVYVDIPNPLADA